tactcccagctacttgggaggctgaggtgagaggatcacctgagcccagcaggttgaggctgcaatgaatcatgattgcgccactgcactccagtttgggcaacagagaccctgttgCAAATAACAATAACTCCCACCTCCTGACTAACTGGAGCTGTTGAGGACCCAGTCCTCTGCCCGTTGCTCTGCTCTGCCTCATCCCCCAACACCCTCAGGCACAGAGGGcttgcccctccccagcccttccAGCCAGACTCCTCACCAGCTTGTGCCTTCGTCTGCAGTGCCACCAGGACGGAGCATGGAGGTCACAGTACCTGCCACCCTCAATGTCCTCAATGGCTCTGACGCCCGCCTGCCCTGCACCTTCAACTCCTGCTACACAGTGAACCACAAACAGTTCTCCCTGAACTGGACTTACCAGGGGTGCAACAACTGCTCCGAGGAGATGGTGAGTCCTGGGCTGAAGGCGGGAgtgggggaggaggcaggagcccTGCAGCATGAAGCTCCCATCCCACCACCAGCCCCTGCGCTGGACTAGGGCCCCAGAGGACCCTGGGTGGGCTGCGTGCTCTGGAGGCTTTGACACAAGGTGTGCTGCACACCCAGGTGCCTCCTAGAGGTAACTGCCTCTCTTCCCCAGGAAAAGGGTGGATGGGAAGAGGAGGCATCCTCGCTGTCCTTGTAGTTGCTTGCTCATTCAGCCCGCCCATCCGCCCATCCTGTCCCTTACTCCATCCCCAGTTCCTCCAGTTCCGCATGAAGATCATTAACCTGAAGCTGGAGCGGTTTCAAGACCGCGTGGAGTTCTCGGGGAACCCCAGCAAGTACGATGTGTCTGTGATGCTGAGAAACGTGCAGCCTGAGGACGAGGGGATTTACAACTGCTACATCATGAACCCCCCTGACCGCCACCGGGGCCATGGCAAGATCCATCTGCAGGTCATCATGGAAGGTGAAGGCTGGGGTGCCAGCTGCGGGGCCCTGCCCTTTCCCACCCACCTACTCTCAGCAGCACTCGCTCAgggcactttggggaggccatgCCTTCCTGAGCGTGGGAGCAACCATTTGTGCTGCGTAGAAGGAATCCATTTTCTTCCCTCTAGTCCTCAAGAACCTGGGAACATGTCCCAGAGAGTCCTGGTAATGATATAGACTATAATCCCGGTCTTAATGAtggggctgggcgtgatggctcacacttgtaatcacagcactttgggaagctgaggcaggcagatagcttgagctcaggagctcgagaccagcctgggcaacatggcaaaactccatctctacagaaaatgcaaaaattagctgggcatggtggctggcacctatactcctagctacttggggggctgaggtgagaggatcacctgagcccagcaggtcgaggctgcagcgaatcatgattgcgccactgcactccagcttgggcaacagagcaagaccctgtttcagatgacaacaacaataataatgacgGTGATGATGGCAGCTTTCATTTATTGGGCACCTCTATGTCTCAGTCATAGGACTAAGCTCTGTTTATGCATTATTTCATCCTCATGAAAACCTTTGAGGAAGGTATTATTATGAACCCCATTTAACAGGTTAGAAAACTGAGGTTAGAGAGGATAAGTTACTTAAAGTCATGCAATTCGTAAGTTGTACAATCAGGACTCAAATTTGGGTCTGGTTTGATCTTAAAGTTCGTGCTCTTAAATACTTCATCACACTACCTCCTCTGGGGCCTTTGGGTGTCCTGGGATTTAAGGGTGGGGGAGCGCTTCCGGGTCAGTCACCTGGATTGCTTTTTGGCTTTGCTAAAGTCCTGTCTGTGGAGGAGAGTAAAGTCAGGGTGGTTCCACGCATGCCATGGATAGTGGGGTAGTGGGGGAGGCCCCTTACCCAGCCCTGGTGCTCAGTGGCTCCCCTTCCTTTCCAGAGCCCCCTGAGCGGGACTCCACAGTGGCCGTGATTGTGGGTGCCTCTGTCGGGGGCTTCCTGGCTGTGGTCATCTTGGTGCTGATGGTGGTCAAGTGTGTGAGGAGAAAAAAGGAGCAGAAGCTGAGCACAGATGACCTGAAGACCGAGGAGGAGGGCAAGACGGATGGCGAGGGCAACCCGGATGATGGCGCCAAGTAGTGGGTGGCCGGCCCTGCAGTCTCCTGTGTCCCgtctcctcccctctctgcccTGTACAGTGACCCTGCCTGCCCGCTCTTGGTGTGCTTCCCGTGACCTAGGACCCCAGGGCCTACCTGGGGCCTCCTGAACCCTCCACTTCGTATCTCCCACCCTGCACCAAGAGTGACCCACTGTCTTCCATCTGAGAAACCTGCCATGCTCTGGGACGTGTGGGccctggggagaggagagaaagggctCCCACCTGCCAGTCCCTGGGGGAGGCAGGAGGTACGTGTGAGGGTCCCCAGAGAGAAGGGAGTGGGTGGgcaggggtggaggaggaggccGCTGTCCACCTGCCCAGTGCTTAGCCTGGCAGTGGCTTCAGAGAGGACCTGGTTGGGAGGGAGGGCTTTCCTGTGCTGACAGAGCTCCCTCAGGAGGGCTTGGCCTGGCATGGCTGTGCTcctcccctgctcccagcccAGAGCAGCCGTCAGGCTGGAGGTGACGATGAGTTCCTGAAATTTGGAGGGGCATGTTAAAGGGATGACTGTGCATTCCAGGGCACTGAAGGAAAGCCAGGGCTGCAGGCAAAGCTGGACATGTGCCCTGGCCCGGGAGGCTGTGTCGGGCCCTCGTTTCCATTGCTAGTGGCCTCCTTGGGGCTCCCGTTGGCTCCTAATCCCTTGGGACTGTGGATGAAGCCAGACTGGAAGAGCAGTTCCAGGTAGGGGGCCAGGTTCCACAGAGGGCACCCACCAACAGAGGCCAGTTTCGAAGTCAGCTGAGGGCCTGAGGGGTGGGCCCCATGGTGAATGCAGGTTGCTGCAGGCTCTGACTTCTCCCTGGGGTAACCACCCTCACCTGGCAGGGGCAGCCAAGGCTGGGAAATGAGGAGGCCATGCGCAGGGTGGGGCAGCTTTCTTTGGGGCTTCAGTGAGAACTCTCCCAGTTGCCCTCGGTGGGATTTCCACCTGGCTTTTAGCtgcagagagggaagggaaagtcTGAGGCCGGCATGAGGGGAGGCCTTGGAACCTGAGTCCCCAGTGGCAGCCCTGTCCCATCTGTGGCCACGCTACTCGCTCCTCTCCCAACAACTCCCTTCATAGGGACAAAAATGGCaattgtaggccgggcacggtggctcacgcctgtaatcccagccctttgggaggccgaggcgagtggatcacctgaggtcaggagttcaagaccagcctggccaacatggtaaaaccccatctctactaaaaacacaaaaattagctgggcatggtggcgtgtgcctgtaatcccagctacttgggaggctgaggcaggagaatcacttgagcctgggaagcagaggttgcagtgaactgagattacaccactgcactccagcctgggcgacatagagagactctgtcccaaaaacaaaaaaagggagcCAACCATCACTGCCATTACACTCACATTCAATGGAAATTGGTTAGGCctgagagaaggagcaagagacagAAACACTGACTCTGAGAACACGACCTTGGAAGATCCTGACATCAACTAGCCAAGTCACTCacttacaaatggggaaactgaggatccTGCCCCCGGCTCTGGCTCCTCAGTCTCCAGTTTGAATCAACAGAGCCATCGTTTTCCAGGTGGGAGGGGCCTCTGGGGCCTGGTCCATGATGGGGCAAGGTGGAGGGGTGGGCTCCTCTAGCCCTGCCCCCGTCCCAGGAGCCCAGCCCCTCTGGCCAGGACTGAGGGGAgtggagggaagcagggagggagggagcaagcaTGAAGGGCGCAGCTGCTGGCAAATGCCGCATTCCCTGCCCCAGCACTTCCCAGCCTTTCCAGGAGCTCAGCCCCACCCCTGCTCAGGGAGTCAGGTGCCCAGGGTAGGGAATAAGTCTAGGAAAGGGGGTGGAGACAGGACTGTGACAGTCTCAGGGACCAATCCCTGCCTCTGCCCATCAGATGGCCAATTTGGGGAGAGAGCAATAT
Above is a window of Rhinopithecus roxellana isolate Shanxi Qingling unplaced genomic scaffold, ASM756505v1 contig4422, whole genome shotgun sequence DNA encoding:
- the LOC115896023 gene encoding sodium channel subunit beta-2-like, translated to PPGRSMEVTVPATLNVLNGSDARLPCTFNSCYTVNHKQFSLNWTYQGCNNCSEEMFLQFRMKIINLKLERFQDRVEFSGNPSKYDVSVMLRNVQPEDEGIYNCYIMNPPDRHRGHGKIHLQVIMEEPPERDSTVAVIVGASVGGFLAVVILVLMVVKCVRRKKEQKLSTDDLKTEEEGKTDGEGNPDDGAK